One window from the genome of Faecalibacterium sp. HTF-F encodes:
- a CDS encoding DUF5662 family protein, whose product MNIKGHFETITRHKLLVMKYCFACGLYEQGLAHDLSKYSPTEFIPGCIYYQGDHSPNEAERAARGYSSAWLHHKGRNKHHLEYWIDYSTRKAGLAGMKMPLRYVCEMVCDRVAASQIYLGDRYTDASPWEYYERSKTHYLLHPETRALLEELLKMVRDLGHDRTFEHMKYLLGCEKDY is encoded by the coding sequence ATGAACATCAAAGGCCATTTTGAGACCATCACCCGGCACAAGCTGCTGGTGATGAAATACTGTTTTGCCTGCGGACTCTACGAGCAGGGCCTTGCCCATGACCTGAGCAAGTACAGCCCCACCGAGTTCATCCCGGGGTGCATCTACTATCAGGGCGACCACAGCCCCAACGAGGCCGAGCGCGCGGCGCGGGGCTACTCCTCCGCGTGGTTGCACCACAAGGGCCGCAACAAGCACCATCTGGAATACTGGATCGACTACAGCACCCGGAAGGCGGGCCTTGCCGGCATGAAGATGCCCCTGCGCTATGTGTGCGAAATGGTGTGCGACCGCGTGGCCGCCAGCCAGATCTATCTGGGCGACAGGTACACCGATGCTTCCCCGTGGGAATACTACGAGCGCAGCAAGACCCACTACCTGCTCCACCCGGAGACCCGCGCCCTGCTGGAAGAGCTGCTGAAAATGGTGCGCGACCTTGGGCATGACCGCACCTTTGAGCACATGAAATACCTGCTGGGCTGCGAAAAAGATTACTAA
- the rsxC gene encoding electron transport complex subunit RsxC: MLNKLKRAALGAHTPHDKATAASKPIPMPLPAQVRILMSQHIGAPAKALVKKGDEVFVGTKIGEAGGFVSANIHSSVSGTVAAVEPFRLSNGRMCDSVVIKTDGKQTVDPAVKAPEVTDKASFLKAVRECGLVGLGGAGFPTDVKLQPKQQVDTLLINASECEVWLTSDTQEMLNCSDDIIRGIKAVLQYTGIPKCVIGIENNKPECIDLLCKKTNGDSTIEVKPLPSVYGTGAELILIEKCLGREVPHGGLPADAGAIVMNVTSVSTLGKYLATGMPVVERTITVDGDACAKPQNIVVPVGTAYQDIIDFAGVKGELGKVVAGGAMMGPAVENLSYPTTKTTSGLIFLSKAAAEPAPVNPCIRCGRCVEYCPMGLEPVEVNQAYAARDVQELGKLHADYCFNCGSCSFVCPAKRPVTQMMSLAKAFYLGEIKKGGNK; encoded by the coding sequence ATGTTGAACAAGCTGAAACGTGCGGCGCTTGGCGCGCATACGCCGCATGACAAGGCAACTGCTGCAAGCAAACCGATCCCGATGCCTCTGCCCGCGCAGGTACGCATCCTCATGAGCCAGCATATCGGCGCTCCCGCCAAAGCTCTGGTCAAAAAGGGCGACGAGGTATTCGTTGGCACTAAGATCGGCGAGGCTGGCGGCTTCGTCTCTGCAAACATCCACTCCAGCGTTTCCGGCACGGTTGCCGCGGTGGAGCCCTTCCGTCTGTCCAATGGCCGCATGTGCGACTCTGTCGTTATCAAGACCGATGGCAAACAGACCGTGGACCCGGCTGTCAAGGCACCGGAAGTGACCGATAAGGCCAGCTTCCTCAAGGCTGTGCGTGAGTGCGGTCTGGTCGGTCTGGGCGGCGCAGGCTTCCCGACCGACGTAAAACTGCAGCCCAAGCAGCAGGTGGATACCCTGCTGATCAACGCTTCCGAGTGCGAAGTGTGGCTGACCAGTGATACGCAGGAGATGCTGAACTGCAGCGATGATATCATCCGCGGCATCAAGGCCGTGCTGCAGTACACCGGCATCCCGAAGTGCGTCATCGGCATTGAGAACAACAAGCCCGAGTGCATCGACCTGCTGTGCAAAAAGACCAATGGCGACAGCACCATCGAGGTCAAGCCCCTGCCCAGTGTCTACGGCACCGGCGCAGAGCTGATCCTCATTGAAAAGTGTCTGGGCCGCGAAGTGCCCCACGGCGGTCTGCCCGCAGATGCCGGCGCTATCGTCATGAACGTGACCAGCGTCTCCACCCTTGGCAAGTATCTGGCTACCGGTATGCCGGTGGTCGAGCGCACCATCACCGTGGACGGCGACGCCTGCGCAAAGCCCCAGAACATCGTTGTCCCCGTGGGCACTGCCTATCAGGACATCATCGATTTTGCGGGCGTCAAGGGCGAGCTGGGCAAGGTGGTTGCCGGCGGTGCCATGATGGGCCCCGCTGTGGAGAACCTGAGCTACCCCACCACCAAGACCACCTCCGGCCTGATCTTCCTGAGCAAGGCCGCTGCAGAGCCTGCACCGGTAAATCCCTGCATCCGCTGCGGCCGCTGCGTGGAGTACTGCCCCATGGGTCTGGAGCCTGTGGAGGTCAATCAGGCTTACGCTGCACGCGATGTGCAGGAGCTGGGCAAGCTGCATGCAGACTACTGCTTCAACTGCGGCAGCTGCTCGTTCGTCTGCCCGGCAAAGCGCCCTGTTACCCAGATGATGAGTCTGGCAAAGGCGTTCTACCTTGGTGAAATCAAAAAAGGAGGCAATAAGTAA
- a CDS encoding RnfABCDGE type electron transport complex subunit D, which translates to MDTKLIVSASPHVRSEETTQSLMANVIVALCPCVVASAIIFGVRALLVTAVSVVACVAFEWLYCKLLKKPNPISDLSAVVTGIILAMNVPVGMPIGQLIIGDLVAIVIVKQLFGGIGMNFANPALVGRIVLFISFAGSMNKWVFPDAAVDQLSSATPLAVADKSKLSLLDLFMGIHGGVLGETCALAIVLGLIYLVATKTISIAIPASYVGSMFVFYLIATHSVHEALVAVLSGGLLFGAVFMATDYVTSPFTLKGKLVYGVALGIVTFAIRYWGSYTEGVSFALLFMNLWVPYINDLTRQTPYGYIKPAKKAKEGAGK; encoded by the coding sequence ATGGATACGAAGCTTATTGTTTCGGCTTCCCCGCATGTGCGCAGCGAAGAGACCACCCAGAGCCTGATGGCCAACGTGATCGTCGCCCTGTGCCCCTGCGTGGTGGCCTCTGCCATCATTTTTGGCGTGCGTGCACTGCTGGTAACAGCCGTGTCCGTGGTGGCCTGCGTGGCCTTTGAGTGGCTGTACTGCAAGCTGCTCAAGAAGCCCAACCCCATCAGCGACCTGTCCGCCGTCGTCACCGGCATCATTCTGGCCATGAACGTGCCCGTGGGCATGCCCATCGGCCAGCTCATCATCGGTGATCTGGTGGCCATCGTCATCGTCAAGCAGCTGTTCGGCGGCATCGGCATGAACTTTGCCAACCCCGCTCTGGTGGGCCGTATCGTGCTGTTCATCAGCTTTGCCGGTTCCATGAACAAGTGGGTGTTCCCGGATGCAGCGGTGGACCAGCTGTCCAGCGCTACCCCGCTGGCTGTGGCCGATAAGTCCAAGCTGAGCCTGCTGGATCTGTTCATGGGCATCCATGGCGGTGTGCTGGGCGAGACCTGCGCACTGGCCATCGTGCTGGGCCTGATCTATCTGGTGGCCACCAAGACCATCAGCATTGCCATCCCGGCTTCTTACGTCGGCAGCATGTTCGTGTTCTACCTCATTGCTACCCACAGTGTGCACGAGGCTCTGGTTGCCGTGCTGAGCGGCGGCCTGCTGTTCGGTGCCGTGTTCATGGCTACCGACTACGTTACCAGCCCCTTCACCCTGAAGGGCAAGCTGGTGTACGGCGTGGCACTGGGCATCGTCACCTTTGCCATCCGTTACTGGGGCAGCTACACCGAGGGCGTGTCCTTCGCACTGCTGTTCATGAACCTGTGGGTCCCCTACATCAACGATCTGACCCGTCAGACCCCGTATGGCTACATCAAGCCTGCAAAGAAAGCAAAGGAGGGTGCTGGCAAATGA
- a CDS encoding FMN-binding protein, with translation MSKSSNWESTIKPIVVLSVISLIASLLLALVNGMTAPVIAENTKRTTLAAYVGVLPSVSDASELEEVTDYTTAGITGVVKTPDGSTAIKAEEKGFDGGILTVIMGFDANGAETGIWVDASTQTKGIGSNVSSDDFLAQFDGMDGTQNIVMNQDYDAYSGATISSTALFAAINDCVNCYNELA, from the coding sequence ATGAGTAAGTCTTCCAACTGGGAGAGCACCATCAAGCCCATTGTTGTGCTGAGCGTTATCTCCCTGATCGCCAGCCTGCTGCTGGCACTGGTGAACGGCATGACCGCCCCGGTCATTGCCGAGAACACCAAGCGCACCACTCTGGCCGCTTATGTCGGCGTGCTGCCTTCCGTTTCGGACGCCAGCGAGCTGGAAGAAGTGACCGATTACACCACCGCCGGCATCACCGGCGTGGTCAAGACTCCGGACGGCAGCACTGCGATCAAGGCCGAGGAAAAGGGCTTTGACGGCGGTATCCTGACCGTTATCATGGGCTTTGATGCCAATGGTGCCGAGACCGGCATCTGGGTGGACGCTTCTACCCAGACCAAGGGCATCGGCTCCAACGTGAGCAGTGACGACTTCCTGGCGCAGTTCGATGGCATGGATGGCACCCAGAACATTGTGATGAATCAGGATTACGATGCCTACAGCGGCGCAACCATTTCGTCCACCGCTCTGTTTGCTGCCATCAATGACTGTGTCAACTGCTACAACGAGCTGGCGTAA
- the rsxE gene encoding electron transport complex subunit RsxE, translating to MAQENKSKVSILTNGIIKENPVLRLVLGTCSILAVTTAVSSALGMGAAFTFVLVCSNIMISLLRKVIPGKVHLPCYIVIIASFVTIVQMFMQAYMESLYNALGVFLPLIVVNCIILGRAEMFACKNSIVDSALDGVGMGVGYTLTATLMASIREILGSGTWLGFQVIPESVAKVSIMTQAPGAFFCFGLLMAGCVWLEGKLDARIERKSCCDLDNLKKEAE from the coding sequence ATGGCACAAGAAAATAAGTCCAAGGTAAGCATCCTTACCAACGGCATTATCAAAGAAAACCCCGTTCTGCGTCTGGTTCTGGGTACCTGCTCCATTCTGGCAGTTACCACCGCAGTTTCCAGCGCTCTGGGCATGGGTGCCGCCTTCACCTTCGTGCTGGTGTGCTCCAATATCATGATCTCCCTGCTGCGCAAGGTGATCCCCGGCAAGGTGCATCTGCCCTGCTACATCGTCATTATCGCAAGCTTCGTGACCATCGTTCAGATGTTCATGCAGGCTTACATGGAAAGCCTGTACAACGCTCTGGGCGTGTTCCTGCCCCTGATCGTTGTCAACTGTATCATTCTGGGCCGTGCCGAGATGTTCGCCTGCAAGAACAGCATCGTGGACTCCGCACTGGACGGCGTGGGCATGGGCGTTGGCTACACCCTCACCGCTACCTTGATGGCCTCCATCCGTGAGATCCTGGGCAGCGGCACCTGGCTGGGCTTCCAGGTGATCCCGGAAAGCGTTGCCAAGGTCTCCATCATGACACAGGCTCCCGGTGCATTCTTCTGCTTTGGCCTGTTGATGGCCGGCTGTGTGTGGCTGGAAGGCAAGCTGGACGCCCGCATCGAGCGCAAGAGCTGCTGCGACCTTGATAACCTGAAGAAGGAGGCAGAATAA
- a CDS encoding electron transport complex protein RnfA, with protein MLVKLAAIFFSMILVNNYVLVKFYGICPFLGVSKKLDSAVGMSGAVIFVMFMATAVTFPIQIFILDPAGLSYLQTIVFILVIAVLVQFIEIFLKKYVVALYNSLGVYLPLITTNCCVLAVTILVVGDYGADVAAMGFGVAYIEALVCAIGAGCGFMLAMVMFSGVRKRVEACDPPAPFKGLPITLIAAAITSLSFMGFGGIVENLFNVTL; from the coding sequence ATGTTAGTAAAACTCGCTGCGATCTTCTTCAGCATGATCCTGGTCAACAACTACGTGCTGGTGAAGTTCTACGGTATCTGCCCGTTCCTGGGCGTTTCCAAAAAGCTGGATTCTGCGGTTGGTATGTCCGGCGCCGTTATCTTCGTCATGTTCATGGCAACGGCCGTTACCTTCCCCATTCAGATCTTCATTCTGGACCCGGCTGGTCTGAGCTACCTGCAGACCATCGTGTTCATTCTGGTCATTGCTGTTTTGGTGCAGTTCATCGAGATCTTCCTCAAGAAGTACGTGGTTGCACTGTATAACTCTCTGGGCGTTTACCTGCCCCTGATCACCACCAACTGCTGTGTTCTGGCTGTCACCATTCTGGTCGTGGGCGACTACGGCGCAGATGTGGCTGCTATGGGCTTCGGTGTTGCTTACATTGAGGCTCTGGTCTGTGCCATCGGCGCAGGCTGCGGCTTCATGCTGGCCATGGTCATGTTCAGCGGCGTGCGCAAGCGCGTGGAAGCCTGCGATCCCCCGGCACCCTTCAAGGGCCTGCCCATCACTCTGATCGCAGCAGCAATCACCAGCCTGTCCTTCATGGGCTTCGGCGGCATCGTCGAAAACCTGTTCAATGTCACGCTGTAA
- a CDS encoding RnfABCDGE type electron transport complex subunit B, whose amino-acid sequence MNIVSAVILCTIVGAVGAIVLVAAAKFMAVEEDPRIEEVTNCLAGANCGGCGYAGCADYAKAVVMDGVPCDKCAPGGPKAAAAIAKIMGGTASAVEKKAVVQCQGNSEHCKPAYDYKGIQTCAAAAALYGGPKTCSFACVGLGDCTKVCKFDAIHIVDGVAKVDKDKCTGCGACANICPKQVIMIDVGGPRKPVVMCSNKDKGPVAMKACTTSCIACGMCERTCKFDAIHVVDGVARIDYDKCKGCGMCAQKCPKHIILFPLKDDPNPPKPVVKPAAPAAAPAAKPEAKAEAKPETKAE is encoded by the coding sequence ATGAATATTGTATCTGCTGTTATCCTGTGTACCATCGTGGGCGCAGTCGGCGCGATCGTTCTGGTCGCAGCGGCCAAGTTCATGGCGGTGGAGGAAGACCCCCGCATTGAAGAAGTTACCAACTGCCTTGCCGGTGCAAACTGCGGCGGCTGCGGCTACGCAGGCTGTGCGGACTACGCAAAGGCTGTGGTCATGGACGGCGTGCCCTGTGACAAGTGCGCACCCGGCGGCCCCAAGGCTGCCGCTGCCATTGCCAAGATCATGGGCGGCACGGCCAGCGCCGTGGAAAAGAAGGCGGTTGTCCAGTGTCAGGGCAATTCCGAGCACTGCAAGCCTGCTTACGATTACAAGGGCATCCAGACCTGCGCAGCCGCTGCTGCGCTGTACGGCGGCCCCAAGACCTGCTCCTTTGCCTGCGTTGGTCTGGGCGACTGCACCAAGGTGTGTAAGTTCGATGCCATCCACATTGTGGACGGCGTGGCCAAGGTGGACAAGGACAAGTGCACCGGCTGCGGTGCCTGCGCAAACATCTGCCCCAAGCAGGTCATTATGATCGACGTGGGCGGCCCGCGCAAGCCGGTGGTCATGTGCTCCAACAAGGACAAGGGTCCTGTGGCCATGAAGGCCTGCACCACCTCCTGCATTGCCTGCGGTATGTGCGAGCGCACCTGTAAGTTTGACGCTATCCACGTGGTGGATGGCGTGGCCCGCATCGACTACGACAAGTGCAAGGGCTGCGGCATGTGTGCCCAGAAGTGCCCCAAGCACATCATCCTCTTCCCGCTGAAGGATGACCCCAATCCCCCGAAGCCGGTGGTGAAGCCCGCCGCTCCCGCTGCTGCCCCTGCAGCAAAGCCGGAAGCCAAGGCTGAGGCAAAGCCCGAGACCAAGGCAGAGTAA
- a CDS encoding MFS transporter, with product MEQQSARLRNTGFLTFFFSGICAISAGVVVSLLQEEHGFAYGMTGTLLSLMSIGNLIAGFLVGVLPSALGMKRSVLLLTIGYAVGYSLMGLTGAVAVLALAFFLVGIAKGSVMNTCTILVSDNSANRTRGMNLMHSCYACGALLCPFLIAAAARVSTALAVFLLAVLGLLLWLVYGFTPLGGGSQKTARTKEVIDWSFLHAPRFWLLTGLLFCQNAAEQSVTGWMVTYFKGSGIIAGSLAAYTVTVMWGATLVARLLIAFVFPFKNPRKAMVGMSVLCTFFYVLLVRADTQGMAIVLLFAFAFSMAGLNPTAVASAGRMTSVTSMGIMLPAASSGAILMPWIIGIVAEKTGLAAGMASNIVPCVGLIIFTLLVARLPEE from the coding sequence ATGGAACAACAGTCTGCACGCCTGCGGAATACAGGCTTTCTTACCTTCTTCTTCAGCGGCATCTGCGCCATCAGCGCTGGCGTTGTGGTCAGCCTTTTGCAGGAAGAGCACGGCTTTGCCTACGGCATGACCGGCACCCTGCTCTCGCTCATGAGCATCGGCAACCTGATCGCCGGGTTTCTGGTGGGCGTGCTGCCCAGTGCGCTGGGCATGAAACGCAGCGTGCTGCTGCTGACCATCGGCTACGCGGTGGGCTACAGCCTGATGGGCCTGACGGGTGCCGTGGCGGTGCTGGCGCTGGCGTTTTTTCTGGTGGGCATCGCCAAGGGCAGCGTCATGAACACCTGCACCATTCTGGTCAGCGATAACTCGGCCAACCGTACCCGGGGCATGAACCTGATGCACAGCTGTTACGCCTGCGGTGCACTGCTGTGTCCCTTCCTCATTGCAGCGGCGGCAAGGGTGAGCACCGCACTGGCAGTATTCCTGCTGGCGGTGCTGGGCCTGCTGCTCTGGCTGGTGTATGGATTTACTCCGCTGGGCGGCGGGAGTCAGAAAACAGCCCGGACGAAAGAGGTCATCGACTGGAGCTTTCTGCATGCACCGCGCTTCTGGCTGCTGACCGGCCTTTTGTTCTGCCAGAACGCGGCGGAGCAGAGCGTTACCGGCTGGATGGTGACCTATTTTAAGGGTAGCGGCATCATTGCCGGTTCGCTGGCGGCCTACACCGTCACGGTGATGTGGGGTGCCACATTGGTGGCACGCCTGCTCATTGCGTTCGTGTTCCCGTTCAAGAACCCGCGCAAGGCCATGGTGGGCATGAGCGTGCTGTGCACCTTCTTCTATGTGCTGCTGGTGCGGGCTGACACGCAGGGCATGGCCATTGTGCTGCTGTTTGCATTTGCATTCTCGATGGCAGGTCTGAACCCCACTGCGGTCGCCAGCGCAGGCCGCATGACCAGCGTTACCAGCATGGGCATCATGCTGCCGGCGGCGTCCAGCGGTGCCATCCTCATGCCGTGGATCATCGGCATCGTGGCCGAAAAGACGGGCCTTGCCGCCGGTATGGCATCCAATATCGTGCCCTGTGTGGGGCTGATTATTTTCACCCTGCTGGTGGCTAGATTGCCGGAAGAGTAA
- a CDS encoding EcsC family protein, whose product MKNDTSQRTKKEEKAENKLKNALSAPQKAIVQAIDVNGNGEIDIEDIIALGMRVPGIRVNREDFLRREFMKNHPENVVDKIVQLNPAQAKINPREVDKLADEVIKFERNCVSGISAALGMPGGIAMVGTIPADLAQYYGYLLRATQKLMYLYGFQQIDTGNEKAMMDSETMNILILCMGVMSGVQGANTALKTMANALGRGVEQRLLRFSLTKGTIYPIVKSVSKWFGVKMSKQIYAGFFRKAIPVVGGALGGGITFFTFKPCCDRLKDALKDTYLSNPLYHETEEEKEMNKKIEVEYKEIN is encoded by the coding sequence ATGAAAAACGATACGAGCCAGAGAACAAAGAAAGAAGAAAAAGCAGAGAATAAATTAAAAAATGCTTTATCTGCACCCCAAAAGGCTATAGTGCAGGCGATTGATGTAAATGGCAACGGTGAAATTGACATTGAAGACATTATCGCACTTGGAATGCGGGTTCCGGGGATACGTGTTAATAGAGAGGATTTTTTAAGAAGAGAATTTATGAAAAATCATCCGGAGAATGTTGTTGACAAAATCGTCCAACTGAATCCGGCACAGGCGAAAATCAATCCGAGGGAAGTTGATAAACTGGCAGATGAAGTTATAAAATTTGAGCGCAATTGTGTTTCAGGAATTTCAGCGGCGCTTGGCATGCCAGGCGGTATAGCGATGGTAGGAACAATTCCTGCCGATTTGGCACAGTATTATGGATATCTGCTTCGTGCCACACAGAAACTAATGTATCTTTACGGTTTTCAACAGATAGACACAGGAAATGAAAAGGCAATGATGGATTCCGAAACGATGAATATCCTGATCCTTTGCATGGGTGTTATGTCTGGTGTGCAAGGTGCAAATACTGCATTAAAGACAATGGCAAATGCACTGGGACGTGGAGTGGAGCAGAGATTGTTGCGGTTTTCGTTGACGAAAGGAACAATCTATCCAATTGTAAAATCAGTTTCCAAATGGTTTGGAGTCAAAATGTCGAAGCAAATCTATGCAGGCTTCTTCAGAAAAGCAATTCCTGTAGTGGGCGGTGCACTTGGTGGCGGAATTACATTTTTCACGTTTAAACCATGCTGTGACCGGTTGAAAGATGCGCTGAAAGATACGTATCTTAGTAATCCTCTTTATCATGAAACCGAAGAAGAAAAAGAAATGAACAAAAAAATTGAGGTAGAATATAAAGAAATAAACTAA
- a CDS encoding epoxyqueuosine reductase QueH, with protein MIKMATQLNFAQQMDAVLKELGGTRPRLLLHACCGPCSSAVLEQLCQYFEITVLYYNPNTWPAEEYHRRGEELKKFVAAAHPLGVTVVEDHYDPQEFYSAVTGLENEPERGSRCTVCYRLRMRRAAQYASENGFDWFTTTLSISPHKDAKRINAIGQELEAEFGVKHLPSDFKKHNGYLRSLQLSEEYGLYRQDYCGCEFSAKARGIGN; from the coding sequence ATGATAAAAATGGCAACTCAATTGAATTTTGCACAGCAGATGGATGCCGTGCTCAAGGAGCTGGGCGGCACCCGTCCGCGCCTGCTGCTGCACGCCTGCTGCGGGCCCTGTTCCAGCGCCGTGCTGGAACAACTGTGCCAGTATTTTGAAATCACGGTGCTTTACTATAACCCCAACACCTGGCCTGCGGAAGAATACCACCGCCGCGGCGAGGAACTGAAGAAGTTCGTGGCGGCAGCCCATCCTCTGGGTGTGACCGTGGTGGAGGACCACTACGACCCGCAGGAGTTCTACTCCGCCGTCACCGGCCTTGAAAACGAGCCGGAGCGGGGCAGTCGGTGCACGGTCTGCTACCGGCTGCGGATGCGCCGGGCGGCGCAGTACGCCAGTGAAAACGGCTTTGACTGGTTCACCACCACGCTGTCCATCAGCCCCCACAAGGACGCCAAGCGCATCAACGCCATCGGACAGGAGCTGGAGGCAGAATTCGGGGTCAAGCATCTGCCCTCAGACTTCAAAAAGCACAACGGCTATCTGCGCAGCCTGCAGCTTTCGGAGGAATACGGCCTGTACCGGCAGGATTACTGCGGGTGCGAGTTCAGCGCAAAAGCAAGAGGGATCGGAAACTAA
- a CDS encoding DUF896 domain-containing protein, giving the protein MTQEKIARINELAKKSKTTGLTEAEKAEQQALRREYIDDMKASLRAQLANTSIQEPDGTIHKVTLRADLEKPRS; this is encoded by the coding sequence ATGACACAGGAAAAGATCGCCCGCATCAACGAGCTGGCAAAAAAGAGCAAGACCACCGGCCTGACCGAGGCCGAGAAGGCAGAGCAGCAGGCTCTGCGCCGCGAGTACATCGATGATATGAAGGCCAGCCTGCGCGCACAGCTGGCCAACACCTCCATTCAGGAGCCGGACGGAACCATCCACAAGGTGACCCTCCGTGCCGACCTTGAGAAGCCCCGCAGCTGA
- a CDS encoding adenylosuccinate synthase, which produces MLTAITGINWGDEGKGRMVDLISQEYDIVARYQGGNNAGHTVKNERGKFVLNLLPSGILRPNVVCVMGNGMVIDPHHLDGEINKLREQGVEISPANLKISDRATITMPYHVEQDGLEEARLSKTGAQFGSTKRGIAYAYGDKYMKKTLRMGDLLHLDDAVKKRLITMVDSKNLVMEGSYNAAPINVDEMWAWLEKYAAIFKDYICDVGQYLADADAEGKKVLFEAQLGALRDIDFGIYPYTTSSNVIGAYAPIGAGIPGHKLHNSIGVMKAYSSCVGDGPFTAELAMTEEEKHDLREAGHEYGAATGRPRRVGPIDLVASRYGVFCQGCDEVALTLLDVLDYMEKIPMVTAYKLTDGSTTTRFPMGEALDTAQPVVEYLPGWHCDITAARKWEDLPKEAQAYVEYLEKAVGCKIAYISVGAEREAYIHRV; this is translated from the coding sequence ATGCTTACTGCAATTACGGGTATCAACTGGGGCGATGAAGGCAAGGGCCGCATGGTCGACCTCATCAGCCAGGAGTATGACATCGTTGCACGCTATCAGGGCGGCAACAACGCCGGTCACACGGTGAAGAACGAGCGCGGCAAGTTCGTGCTGAACCTGCTGCCCTCCGGCATCCTGCGCCCCAATGTCGTCTGCGTCATGGGCAACGGCATGGTCATCGACCCGCATCATCTGGACGGCGAGATCAACAAGCTGCGGGAGCAGGGCGTTGAGATCAGCCCGGCAAACCTGAAGATCTCCGACCGTGCAACCATCACCATGCCCTACCATGTGGAGCAGGATGGTCTGGAAGAAGCCCGTCTGTCCAAGACCGGCGCACAGTTCGGCTCCACCAAGCGCGGCATCGCCTACGCTTACGGTGATAAGTACATGAAGAAGACCCTGCGCATGGGCGACCTGCTGCATCTGGATGACGCGGTGAAGAAGCGCCTCATCACCATGGTGGACTCCAAGAATCTGGTGATGGAGGGCAGCTACAACGCCGCTCCCATCAACGTGGATGAGATGTGGGCATGGCTCGAAAAGTATGCCGCCATCTTCAAGGACTACATCTGCGATGTGGGCCAGTATCTGGCTGATGCCGACGCCGAGGGCAAGAAGGTGCTGTTTGAGGCACAGCTGGGCGCTCTGCGCGACATCGATTTCGGCATCTACCCCTATACCACCTCTTCCAACGTCATCGGTGCCTACGCTCCCATCGGCGCAGGCATCCCGGGCCACAAGCTGCACAACTCCATCGGCGTCATGAAGGCTTACTCCTCCTGCGTGGGCGACGGCCCCTTCACTGCCGAGCTGGCAATGACCGAAGAGGAAAAGCACGACCTGCGTGAGGCTGGCCACGAGTACGGCGCAGCCACCGGCCGTCCCCGCCGCGTGGGCCCCATCGATCTGGTGGCAAGCCGCTACGGCGTGTTCTGCCAGGGCTGCGATGAAGTTGCTCTGACCCTGCTGGACGTGCTGGACTACATGGAAAAGATCCCCATGGTCACCGCTTATAAGCTGACCGACGGCAGCACCACCACCCGCTTCCCCATGGGTGAAGCTCTGGATACCGCACAGCCCGTGGTGGAGTACCTGCCCGGCTGGCACTGCGATATCACCGCGGCCCGCAAGTGGGAAGACCTGCCCAAGGAAGCACAGGCCTACGTGGAATATCTGGAAAAGGCTGTTGGCTGCAAGATCGCCTATATCTCGGTGGGTGCCGAGCGTGAGGCTTACATCCATCGCGTCTGA